Proteins from one Betaproteobacteria bacterium genomic window:
- the rplA gene encoding 50S ribosomal protein L1 produces the protein MVKESKRVKAIHAQADRTRLYPVNEAFQLIKTAATAKFDESVDVAINLGIDAKKSDQTVRGSVVLPKGTGKTKRVAVFAQGDKAKAAADAGADIVGFEDLAERIKGGNLDFDIVIAAPEAMRIVGPLGQILGPRGLMPNPRVGTVSPDVATAVRNAKAGQIQYRTDKGGIVQCTLGRASFPVEALRENLLVLVDALNKAKPAGAKGVYLKKISISSTMGIGVRVDQATLSAQ, from the coding sequence ATGGTGAAGGAATCCAAGCGCGTCAAGGCGATTCACGCCCAGGCCGATCGCACCCGGCTGTATCCGGTGAACGAGGCGTTCCAGCTGATCAAGACGGCTGCGACGGCGAAGTTCGACGAGTCGGTCGACGTCGCAATCAATCTCGGCATCGATGCGAAGAAGAGCGATCAGACCGTGCGCGGCTCGGTGGTGCTGCCGAAAGGCACCGGCAAGACCAAGCGCGTGGCCGTGTTCGCCCAGGGAGATAAGGCCAAGGCGGCTGCGGATGCCGGTGCCGATATCGTCGGGTTCGAAGACCTGGCGGAAAGGATCAAGGGCGGTAACCTGGACTTCGACATCGTGATCGCAGCGCCCGAAGCGATGCGCATCGTCGGCCCCTTGGGTCAGATTCTCGGACCGCGCGGCCTAATGCCGAACCCCCGGGTCGGCACCGTGTCGCCCGACGTGGCGACTGCCGTGCGTAACGCCAAGGCCGGGCAGATCCAGTACCGCACGGACAAGGGCGGCATCGTTCAGTGCACCCTCGGGCGCGCTTCCTTCCCGGTCGAGGCGCTGCGCGAAAACCTGCTGGTCCTGGTGGACGCCCTCAACAAGGCCAAGCCGGCCGGCGCGAAAGGCGTGTATCTGAAGAAGATCAGCATTTCCAGCACCATGGGCATTGGCGTGCGCGTCGACCAGGCAACGCTGAGCGCCCAGTAG
- the rplJ gene encoding 50S ribosomal protein L10, with product MGLSLQQKQDMVAEVGEQVAKAQTVVIAEYRNLTVADMTELRRRARGAGVYLRVVKNTLARRAVADTPFHGLSEQLVGPLAYGISTDPVAAAKVLSDYARANAKLVIKGGAMANKVMSARDVVTLASMPSREQLLAQLMGTMQAPVAKFVQTLNEVPGKFVRTLAALHAEREKQPA from the coding sequence TTGGGTCTCAGTCTGCAGCAGAAGCAGGACATGGTGGCCGAAGTGGGTGAGCAGGTCGCCAAAGCGCAGACGGTCGTGATCGCGGAGTACCGCAATCTCACCGTCGCGGACATGACCGAGCTGCGCCGCAGGGCGCGCGGTGCCGGGGTGTATCTGCGCGTTGTCAAGAACACCCTCGCACGCCGCGCGGTGGCGGATACGCCGTTCCACGGACTGTCCGAGCAGTTGGTCGGTCCGCTGGCCTACGGCATCTCGACCGATCCGGTGGCCGCGGCGAAGGTACTCAGCGACTACGCCAGAGCGAACGCCAAGCTGGTGATCAAGGGCGGTGCGATGGCCAACAAGGTCATGTCCGCCAGGGACGTCGTCACCCTCGCATCGATGCCAAGCCGCGAACAGCTGCTTGCCCAATTGATGGGCACGATGCAGGCGCCGGTGGCGAAGTTCGTGCAAACGCTGAACGAGGTTCCCGGCAAGTTCGTGCGCACGCTCGCGGCATTGCATGCCGAGCGGGAAAAGCAACCGGCCTGA
- the rplL gene encoding 50S ribosomal protein L7/L12 — MSAVIDEVLEKVSAMTVLELAECIKRMEEKFGVSAAAAVAVAAPAGGGAAAAAPAEEQTEFTVVLTKAGENKVNTIKVVRALTGLGLKEAKDLVDGAPKAVKEGVSKADADNIMKQLTEAGALAEMK; from the coding sequence ATGAGTGCAGTGATCGACGAAGTGCTTGAAAAAGTCTCCGCCATGACCGTGCTGGAACTGGCCGAGTGCATCAAGCGCATGGAAGAAAAGTTCGGCGTGTCGGCGGCTGCGGCCGTGGCCGTGGCCGCTCCGGCCGGCGGCGGTGCCGCCGCTGCGGCGCCTGCCGAAGAGCAGACCGAGTTCACGGTCGTTCTCACCAAGGCCGGTGAGAACAAGGTCAACACCATCAAGGTCGTACGCGCCCTCACCGGGCTTGGCCTGAAGGAGGCGAAGGATTTGGTGGATGGTGCTCCCAAGGCGGTCAAGGAAGGCGTTTCCAAGGCCGACGCCGACAACATCATGAAGCAGCTGACCGAGGCGGGTGCCCTCGCGGAGATGAAGTAA
- the rpoB gene encoding DNA-directed RNA polymerase subunit beta → MSYSFTEKKRIRKSFAKRANVLPVPYLLATQLESYATFLQAETAPETRRTIGLQAAFESIYPIESHSGTAELNFVSYTLGIPPFDVKECQQRGLTYAAPLRAKVRLTIRDREAPKARQPDGRDRHPVKESKEQEVYMGEIPLMTPTGSFVINGTERVIVSQLHRSPGVFFEHDRGKTHSSGKLLFSARVIPYRGSWLDFEFDPKDYLYFRVDRRRKMPVTILLRALGMSLEQILAEFFVFDTFTLNEQAIEFELHPERMRGDIARFDILNKQGKPIVQKDKRITVKHVREMEAASINRVAVPDEFILGRVLAKNIVDTDTGEIVGKANEEITDQLLAKLRAAGIERFETIYTNDLDQGPYIANTLRMDETPDQLAAQVAIYRMMRPGEPPTEEAVKTLFRGLFFAEERYDLSPVGRMKFNRRVGREELTGQGTLSNEDIVAVIRILVDLRNGKGEIDDIDHLGNRRVRSVGELAENQFRAGLVRVERAVKERLSQAESENLMPHDLINAKPVSAAIREFFGSSQLSQFMDQTNPLSEITHKRRVSALGPGGLTRERAGFEVRDVHPTHYGRVCPIETPEGPNIGLINSLALYARTNEFGFLETPYRKVVDGVVSNEIHFLSAIEEGQYVIAQANAALDKGSRFVDELVSCRHKNEFELSQSDKIQYMDVAPSQIVSVAASLIPFLEHDDANRALMGSNMQRQAVPCLRAEKPLVGTGLERTVAVDSGTAVQAHRGGVVDYVDASRIVVRVNDEETSAGEVGVDIYNLVKYTRSNQNTNINQRPLVRRGDVIAHADVVADGASTDTGELALGQNMLVAFMPWNGFNFEDSILISERVVADERFTSIHIEELSVVARDTKLGPEEITRDISNLSENMLASLDESGIIYIGAEVEAGDVLVGKVTPKGETQLTPEEKLLRAIFGEKASDVKDTSLRVPSGMSGTVIDVQVFTREGIERDKRAQQIIDDELKRYRKDLTDQLRIVEDDAFGRAERLLIGKAANGGPKKLAKGTKIAKSYLGELERNQWFDIRLVADDAAKQLEQLHESIVATREKFDRMFEEKKKKLTSGDELPPGVQKMVKVYLAVKRRLQPGDKMAGRHGNKGVISKIVPVEDMPYMQDGTPLDIVLNPLGVPSRMNVGQILETHLGWAAKGLGLRIGKMLEAQAAGNELRKILEKIYNSSGRAERLQDLSDDEIVQLARNLRQGVPFATPVFDGATEDEIKDMLELAGLPRSGQIALHDGRTGEAFDRPVTVGYMHMLKLHHLVDDKMHARSTGPYSLVTQQPLGGKAQFGGQRFGEMEVWALEAYGAAYTLQEMLTVKSDDTEGRRKVYESIVKGEHKIEAGMPESFNVLVKEIRSLGIDIDLEVGNRF, encoded by the coding sequence ATGAGTTATTCGTTCACCGAAAAGAAACGCATACGCAAGAGCTTCGCCAAGCGCGCCAACGTGCTGCCGGTGCCTTACCTGCTGGCGACCCAGCTCGAGTCGTATGCGACCTTCCTGCAGGCCGAAACCGCGCCCGAGACACGGCGCACCATCGGCTTGCAGGCGGCTTTCGAATCGATCTACCCGATCGAGAGCCACTCCGGAACGGCCGAGCTCAACTTCGTCAGCTACACGCTCGGCATCCCGCCCTTCGACGTGAAGGAATGTCAGCAGCGCGGGCTCACCTACGCCGCGCCCTTGCGGGCCAAGGTGCGGCTCACGATCCGCGACCGGGAGGCGCCGAAGGCGCGCCAGCCCGATGGGCGTGATCGTCACCCGGTCAAGGAGTCGAAGGAGCAGGAAGTGTACATGGGCGAGATCCCGCTCATGACGCCCACGGGCTCGTTCGTGATCAACGGCACCGAGCGCGTCATCGTCTCCCAGTTGCACCGCTCGCCGGGCGTGTTCTTCGAGCACGACCGCGGCAAGACGCACTCCTCGGGCAAGCTCCTGTTCTCGGCCCGGGTCATCCCCTACCGGGGGTCCTGGCTCGACTTCGAGTTCGACCCCAAGGACTACCTGTATTTCCGGGTGGATCGGCGCCGCAAGATGCCGGTCACGATCCTGCTGAGGGCGCTCGGCATGAGCCTGGAGCAGATCCTGGCCGAATTCTTCGTCTTCGACACCTTCACGCTGAACGAGCAGGCCATCGAATTCGAGCTGCATCCCGAGCGCATGCGGGGCGACATCGCGCGCTTCGACATTCTCAACAAGCAGGGCAAGCCGATCGTCCAGAAGGACAAGCGCATCACCGTCAAGCACGTGCGCGAGATGGAGGCGGCCAGCATCAATCGCGTAGCCGTGCCCGACGAATTCATCCTCGGGCGAGTGCTGGCGAAGAACATCGTCGATACCGATACCGGCGAGATCGTCGGCAAGGCCAACGAGGAGATCACCGACCAACTGCTGGCGAAGCTGCGCGCGGCCGGGATCGAGCGGTTCGAGACGATCTACACCAACGATCTGGACCAGGGCCCGTACATTGCCAACACCTTGCGCATGGACGAGACGCCCGACCAGCTGGCGGCGCAGGTGGCGATCTACCGCATGATGCGACCGGGCGAGCCGCCCACGGAAGAAGCGGTAAAGACGCTTTTCCGGGGACTGTTCTTCGCCGAGGAGCGCTACGATCTTTCGCCCGTCGGGCGCATGAAGTTCAACCGCCGTGTCGGCCGTGAAGAGCTGACCGGGCAGGGAACGCTGTCCAACGAGGACATCGTCGCGGTCATCAGGATCCTGGTCGATCTGCGCAACGGCAAAGGCGAGATCGACGACATCGACCACCTGGGTAACCGCCGGGTGCGCTCGGTCGGGGAGCTGGCGGAAAACCAGTTCCGGGCGGGGCTGGTACGCGTCGAGCGCGCCGTGAAGGAGCGCCTGTCGCAGGCCGAGAGCGAGAACCTGATGCCGCACGACCTGATCAACGCCAAGCCCGTGTCGGCGGCGATTCGCGAGTTCTTCGGCTCGAGCCAGCTGTCGCAGTTCATGGACCAGACCAATCCGCTGTCGGAGATCACACACAAGCGGCGCGTATCGGCGCTCGGGCCGGGCGGGCTCACGCGCGAGCGCGCGGGCTTCGAAGTGCGCGACGTCCACCCCACCCATTACGGCCGGGTGTGCCCGATCGAGACCCCGGAAGGCCCGAACATCGGCCTCATCAACTCGCTCGCGCTCTATGCGCGCACCAACGAGTTCGGTTTTCTCGAAACGCCTTACCGCAAGGTGGTCGACGGCGTCGTGAGCAACGAGATCCACTTCCTGTCGGCGATCGAGGAAGGCCAGTACGTGATCGCGCAGGCGAACGCGGCCCTGGACAAGGGCAGCCGTTTCGTCGACGAGCTGGTCTCGTGCCGGCACAAGAACGAGTTCGAGCTCTCTCAATCCGACAAGATTCAGTACATGGACGTGGCGCCCTCGCAGATCGTGTCGGTGGCGGCTTCCCTCATCCCGTTCCTCGAGCACGACGACGCCAACCGCGCGCTCATGGGATCGAACATGCAGCGCCAGGCCGTTCCCTGCCTGCGGGCGGAGAAGCCGCTGGTCGGCACGGGCCTGGAGCGCACGGTCGCGGTCGACTCGGGTACCGCGGTGCAGGCGCATCGCGGCGGCGTGGTCGACTACGTGGACGCGAGCCGGATCGTGGTGCGGGTGAACGACGAGGAGACCTCCGCGGGCGAGGTCGGCGTCGACATCTACAACCTGGTCAAGTACACGCGCTCGAACCAGAACACCAACATCAACCAGCGTCCGCTGGTGCGCCGGGGCGATGTGATCGCGCACGCCGACGTGGTGGCCGACGGCGCCTCCACCGACACCGGCGAGCTGGCGCTCGGTCAGAACATGCTGGTCGCATTCATGCCCTGGAACGGGTTCAACTTCGAGGATTCGATCCTGATCTCGGAGCGCGTGGTGGCCGACGAACGCTTCACCTCGATCCACATCGAGGAGCTCTCGGTGGTCGCGCGCGACACCAAGCTCGGGCCCGAGGAGATCACACGCGACATCTCCAACCTGTCGGAGAACATGCTGGCGAGCCTGGACGAGTCCGGCATCATCTACATCGGCGCCGAAGTCGAGGCCGGCGACGTGCTGGTGGGCAAGGTCACGCCCAAGGGTGAAACCCAGCTCACGCCGGAAGAGAAGCTGCTGCGCGCGATCTTCGGCGAGAAGGCTTCCGACGTGAAGGACACCTCGCTGCGCGTGCCTTCGGGCATGTCGGGTACGGTGATCGACGTCCAGGTCTTCACCCGCGAGGGCATCGAGCGCGACAAGCGCGCCCAGCAGATCATCGACGACGAGTTGAAGCGCTATCGCAAGGACCTGACCGATCAGCTGCGCATCGTCGAAGACGACGCCTTCGGACGCGCCGAGCGTCTGCTCATCGGCAAGGCCGCCAACGGCGGGCCGAAGAAGCTCGCCAAGGGCACCAAGATCGCCAAGAGCTATCTGGGGGAGCTCGAGCGCAACCAGTGGTTCGACATCCGGTTGGTGGCGGACGACGCGGCGAAGCAGCTCGAACAGTTGCACGAGAGCATCGTTGCCACGCGCGAGAAGTTCGACCGCATGTTCGAGGAGAAGAAGAAAAAGCTCACCAGCGGCGACGAGTTGCCGCCGGGCGTGCAGAAGATGGTGAAGGTCTATCTCGCGGTCAAGCGCCGCCTGCAGCCGGGCGACAAGATGGCGGGCCGGCACGGCAACAAGGGCGTCATCTCCAAGATCGTGCCGGTCGAGGACATGCCCTACATGCAGGACGGCACGCCGCTCGACATCGTGCTGAATCCGCTGGGCGTGCCGTCGCGGATGAACGTCGGCCAGATCCTGGAAACGCACCTGGGCTGGGCCGCCAAGGGCCTGGGGCTTCGCATCGGCAAGATGCTGGAGGCGCAGGCCGCCGGCAACGAGCTGCGCAAGATCCTGGAGAAGATCTACAACTCCAGCGGACGGGCCGAGCGCTTGCAGGATCTCTCCGACGACGAGATCGTCCAGCTCGCGCGCAATTTGCGCCAAGGCGTTCCCTTCGCCACGCCGGTGTTCGACGGCGCGACCGAGGACGAGATCAAGGACATGCTGGAGCTGGCGGGCCTGCCGCGCAGCGGCCAGATCGCGCTCCACGACGGGCGCACCGGCGAAGCTTTCGACCGGCCGGTCACCGTCGGCTACATGCACATGCTGAAGCTGCACCACCTGGTCGACGACAAGATGCACGCGCGTTCCACCGGACCGTACAGCCTCGTGACCCAGCAGCCGCTGGGCGGCAAGGCGCAGTTCGGCGGCCAGCGCTTCGGCGAGATGGAGGTGTGGGCGCTCGAAGCGTACGGCGCGGCCTATACGCTGCAGGAGATGCTGACCGTCAAGTCCGACGACACGGAAGGCCGACGCAAGGTGTACGAGTCGATCGTCAAGGGCGAGCACAAGATCGAGGCCGGCATGCCGGAATCGTTCAACGTGCTGGTGAAGGAGATCCGCTCGCTCGGCATCGATATCGATCTCGAAGTCGGCAACCGCTTCTAG
- the rpoC gene encoding DNA-directed RNA polymerase subunit beta', translating into MKALLDLFKQVTQEEEFDAIRIGIASPEKIRSWSYGEVKKPETINYRTFKPERDGLFCAKIFGPVKDYECLCGKYKRLKHRGVICEKCGVEVTLSKVRRERMGHIELASPTAHIWFLKSLPSRLGMVLDMTLRDIERVLYFEAYVVTDPGMTPLARCQLLTEEDYLGKVEEFGDDFAASMGAEGVRALLKHMELKKEIEKLRGELEATSSDTKIKKLAKRLKVMEAFHKSGIKPEWMIMEVLPVLPPELRPLVPLDGGRFATSDLNDLYRRVINRNNRLKRLLELKAPEIIVRNEKRMLQEAVDSLLDNGRRGKAMTGANKRPLKSLADMIKGKGGRFRQNLLGKRVDYSGRSVIVVGPQLKLHQCGLPKKMALELFKPFIFHKLEVMGLATTIKAAKRLVEQEVPEVWDILEEVIREHPVMLNRAPTLHRLGIQAFEPVLIEGKAIQLHPLVCAAFNADFDGDQMAVHVPLSLEAQLEARTLMLSSNNVLSPANGDPIIVPSQDIVLGLYYMTRERVGARGEGSVFADVAEVQRAYGSRQSDINARIKVRIRQKQIDSAGEMREKSTRYDTTVGRALLSEILPDGLSFELINKPLKKKEISRLINAGFRRCGLRETVIFADQLMYTGFSMATRAGLSICVDDMLVPRQKSEIIDAAEKEVQEIESQYTSGLVTQGERYNKVVDIWGRAGDVVAKAMMEQLGSEPVMKWDERARGWLPLKDDKGHSVSQESFNSIYMMADSGARGSAAQIRQLAGMRGLMAKPDGSIIETPITANFREGLNVLQYFISTHGARKGLADTALKTANSGYLTRRLVDVTQDLVVTEEDCGTTNGVSMKALIEGGEVVEPLRERILGRVTAMDVIHPESQETLFEAGTLLNEEEVDAIEALGIDEVKVRTPLTCDTRYGLCCGCYGRDLGRGCLVNVGEAVGVIAAQSIGEPGTQLTMRTFHIGGAASRTAVASQVESKSLGTARFTSGMRYVTNARGEPVVISRSGEVVVVDDNGRERERHKVPYGATLTAKDGDAVKAGQVLASWDPHTRPIITEYAGRIKFENVEEGSTVARQIDEVTGLSTLVVVDPKRRGGAQAKGLRPLVKLIDDEGQEVRMAGSELPVNITFQIGSIITVRDGQQVSVGEVLARIPQETSKTRDITGGLPRVAELFEARSPKDAGVLAEVTGTVSFGKDTKGKQRLVITDLDGVAHEYLIPKDKHVMAHDGQVVNKGEMIVDGPADPHDILRLLGVEALARYICNEVQDVYRLQGVKINDKHIEVIVRQMLRRVAIADAGESRFIVGEQLERAEVLEEIERLVKEGKQPAVYEHMLLGITKASLSTDSFISAASFQETTRVLTEAAIMGKRDELRGLKENVIVGRLIPAGTGLAYHRMRRRQQELADALGTAQPAVESPFAEESGSEQVA; encoded by the coding sequence ATGAAGGCGCTTCTGGATCTGTTCAAGCAAGTCACGCAGGAAGAGGAATTCGACGCCATCCGCATCGGCATCGCGTCGCCGGAGAAGATCCGTTCCTGGTCCTACGGCGAAGTCAAGAAACCCGAAACCATCAACTACCGCACCTTCAAGCCGGAGCGCGATGGCCTCTTCTGCGCGAAGATCTTCGGCCCGGTGAAGGATTACGAGTGCCTGTGCGGCAAGTACAAGCGCCTCAAGCACCGCGGCGTCATCTGCGAGAAATGCGGCGTCGAGGTGACGTTGTCGAAGGTGCGGCGCGAGCGCATGGGTCACATTGAGCTCGCAAGCCCCACCGCGCACATCTGGTTCCTCAAGTCGCTGCCCTCGCGCCTGGGGATGGTGCTCGACATGACGCTGCGCGACATCGAGCGCGTGCTCTACTTCGAAGCTTACGTCGTGACCGATCCCGGCATGACGCCGCTCGCGCGCTGCCAGCTCCTCACCGAGGAGGATTACCTCGGCAAGGTGGAGGAGTTCGGTGACGACTTCGCCGCGTCCATGGGCGCCGAGGGTGTGCGCGCGCTGCTCAAGCACATGGAGTTGAAGAAGGAGATCGAGAAGCTGCGCGGCGAGCTCGAGGCGACTTCGTCGGATACCAAGATCAAGAAGCTCGCCAAGCGCTTGAAGGTGATGGAAGCCTTCCACAAGTCCGGCATCAAGCCCGAGTGGATGATCATGGAGGTGCTGCCGGTGCTGCCGCCGGAGCTGCGCCCGCTCGTACCGCTCGACGGTGGCCGCTTCGCGACTTCCGACCTGAACGACCTGTACCGGCGCGTGATCAACCGCAACAACCGCCTGAAGCGCCTGCTGGAGCTGAAGGCGCCCGAGATCATCGTGCGCAACGAAAAGCGCATGCTGCAGGAGGCGGTCGACTCGCTGCTGGATAACGGCCGTCGCGGCAAGGCGATGACCGGCGCCAACAAGCGGCCGCTCAAGTCGCTCGCCGACATGATCAAGGGCAAGGGCGGGCGCTTCCGCCAGAACCTGCTCGGCAAGCGCGTCGACTACTCGGGCCGCTCGGTGATCGTGGTCGGGCCGCAATTGAAGCTGCACCAATGCGGTCTGCCGAAGAAGATGGCGCTGGAGCTGTTCAAGCCGTTTATCTTCCACAAGCTCGAGGTCATGGGCCTGGCGACCACCATCAAGGCAGCCAAGCGCCTGGTCGAGCAGGAAGTCCCCGAGGTCTGGGACATCCTGGAGGAAGTCATCCGCGAGCATCCGGTGATGCTCAACCGCGCGCCGACCCTGCACCGCCTCGGCATCCAGGCCTTCGAGCCGGTGCTGATCGAGGGCAAGGCGATCCAGCTGCATCCGCTGGTGTGCGCGGCGTTCAACGCCGACTTCGACGGCGACCAGATGGCGGTGCACGTGCCGTTGTCGCTGGAAGCGCAGCTCGAGGCGCGGACACTCATGCTGTCCTCGAACAACGTGCTCTCGCCCGCCAACGGCGATCCGATCATCGTGCCCTCGCAGGACATCGTGCTGGGCCTGTACTACATGACGCGCGAGCGCGTCGGCGCGCGCGGCGAAGGCTCGGTGTTCGCCGATGTGGCCGAGGTGCAGCGCGCCTACGGCAGCCGCCAGTCCGACATCAACGCCCGCATCAAGGTGCGCATCCGGCAGAAGCAGATCGATTCGGCCGGGGAGATGCGCGAAAAATCCACCCGCTACGACACCACGGTGGGCCGCGCGCTCCTGTCCGAGATCCTGCCCGACGGGCTTTCCTTCGAGCTCATCAACAAGCCGCTCAAGAAGAAGGAGATCTCGCGCCTGATCAACGCCGGCTTCCGCCGCTGCGGTCTGCGCGAGACGGTCATCTTCGCCGACCAGCTCATGTATACCGGCTTCTCGATGGCGACCCGCGCGGGTCTGTCGATCTGCGTCGACGACATGCTGGTCCCGCGCCAGAAGAGCGAGATCATCGACGCGGCCGAGAAGGAAGTGCAGGAGATCGAGTCGCAGTACACCTCGGGCCTGGTCACCCAGGGCGAGCGCTACAACAAGGTGGTCGACATCTGGGGCCGCGCCGGCGATGTGGTGGCGAAAGCGATGATGGAGCAGCTCGGCTCGGAGCCCGTCATGAAATGGGACGAGCGCGCCAGGGGCTGGTTGCCGCTCAAGGACGACAAGGGGCACTCGGTGTCGCAGGAGTCGTTCAACTCCATCTACATGATGGCCGACTCCGGCGCGCGCGGCTCGGCGGCGCAGATCCGGCAGCTCGCCGGCATGCGCGGCCTCATGGCCAAGCCCGACGGCTCCATCATCGAGACGCCCATCACAGCGAATTTCCGTGAGGGCCTGAACGTGCTGCAGTACTTCATTTCCACCCACGGCGCCCGCAAGGGTCTCGCCGACACGGCGTTGAAGACGGCGAACTCGGGCTACCTCACTCGGCGCCTGGTCGACGTCACGCAGGATCTCGTCGTTACCGAAGAGGACTGCGGCACGACCAACGGCGTGTCGATGAAGGCGCTGATCGAGGGCGGCGAAGTGGTCGAGCCGCTGCGCGAGCGCATCCTCGGTCGCGTGACCGCCATGGATGTCATCCATCCGGAAAGTCAGGAGACGCTGTTCGAGGCCGGCACGCTGCTCAACGAGGAAGAGGTCGACGCGATCGAAGCCCTGGGCATCGACGAGGTAAAGGTGCGCACACCACTCACCTGCGATACGCGCTACGGCTTGTGCTGCGGGTGTTACGGGCGCGATCTCGGCCGCGGCTGCCTGGTGAACGTCGGCGAAGCGGTGGGTGTCATCGCCGCGCAGTCGATCGGCGAGCCGGGCACGCAGCTCACGATGCGCACCTTCCACATCGGCGGTGCAGCCTCGCGGACCGCGGTCGCAAGCCAGGTCGAGAGCAAGTCGCTCGGCACGGCGCGCTTCACCTCCGGCATGCGCTACGTGACCAATGCACGCGGCGAGCCGGTCGTCATCTCGCGCAGCGGCGAAGTGGTCGTTGTCGACGATAACGGGCGCGAACGCGAACGACACAAGGTGCCCTACGGCGCGACGCTCACTGCCAAGGACGGCGATGCGGTCAAGGCCGGACAGGTGCTCGCATCGTGGGATCCGCACACCCGCCCCATCATCACCGAGTATGCCGGACGCATCAAGTTCGAGAACGTCGAGGAAGGCTCGACCGTGGCGCGTCAGATCGACGAGGTGACGGGCCTGTCGACTCTGGTCGTGGTCGATCCGAAGCGCCGCGGCGGCGCGCAAGCGAAGGGTCTGCGCCCGCTGGTAAAACTGATCGACGACGAGGGCCAGGAAGTGCGCATGGCGGGCTCGGAGCTGCCGGTCAACATCACCTTCCAGATCGGCTCGATCATCACGGTGCGCGACGGCCAGCAGGTGTCGGTGGGCGAAGTGCTTGCGCGAATCCCGCAGGAAACGAGCAAGACGCGCGATATCACCGGCGGTCTTCCGCGAGTGGCGGAGTTGTTCGAAGCGCGCTCGCCCAAGGATGCCGGCGTACTGGCTGAGGTCACTGGCACGGTGTCGTTCGGCAAGGATACGAAGGGCAAGCAGCGCCTGGTGATCACCGATCTGGACGGCGTCGCGCACGAGTACCTGATCCCGAAGGACAAGCACGTGATGGCGCACGACGGCCAGGTGGTGAACAAGGGCGAGATGATCGTCGACGGCCCGGCCGATCCGCACGACATCCTGCGTCTGCTCGGGGTGGAGGCGCTCGCCCGCTACATCTGCAACGAAGTGCAGGACGTTTATCGCCTGCAAGGCGTGAAGATCAACGACAAGCACATCGAGGTGATCGTACGCCAGATGCTGCGGCGCGTGGCCATCGCGGATGCCGGCGAGAGCCGCTTCATCGTCGGCGAGCAGCTGGAACGGGCCGAAGTCCTGGAGGAGATCGAGCGCCTGGTGAAGGAAGGCAAGCAGCCGGCCGTCTACGAGCACATGCTGCTCGGCATCACCAAGGCGTCGCTATCGACCGATTCGTTCATCTCGGCCGCCTCGTTCCAGGAAACGACCCGCGTGCTCACCGAGGCTGCCATCATGGGCAAGCGCGACGAGCTGCGGGGGCTGAAGGAGAACGTCATCGTGGGCCGGCTGATTCCCGCCGGGACGGGGCTTGCATACCACCGCATGCGCCGCCGCCAGCAGGAACTGGCCGATGCACTCGGCACCGCCCAGCCGGCCGTGGAATCGCCGTTCGCGGAGGAGTCCGGAAGCGAGCAAGTGGCTTGA
- the rpsL gene encoding 30S ribosomal protein S12: protein MPTINQLVRGARIARRAKSKVPALQECPQRRGVCTRVYTTTPKKPNSALRKVAKVRLTNGFEVIGYIGGEGHNLQEHSVVLIRGGRVKDLPGVRYHIVRGSLDTAGVKDRKQSRSKYGAKRPKAA, encoded by the coding sequence ATGCCCACGATCAATCAGTTGGTACGCGGAGCTCGCATCGCGCGGCGCGCGAAGAGCAAAGTGCCGGCCCTGCAGGAATGCCCGCAGCGCCGCGGTGTCTGTACCCGCGTCTACACCACGACGCCGAAGAAGCCGAACTCGGCCCTGCGCAAGGTCGCCAAGGTTCGCCTCACTAACGGCTTCGAGGTGATCGGTTATATCGGCGGCGAGGGTCACAATCTGCAGGAGCACTCGGTGGTGCTGATTCGCGGCGGCCGCGTGAAGGATCTCCCCGGCGTGCGTTATCACATCGTGCGCGGCAGCCTCGACACAGCCGGGGTGAAGGATCGCAAGCAAAGCCGCTCCAAGTACGGCGCGAAGCGGCCCAAGGCGGCGTAG
- the rpsG gene encoding 30S ribosomal protein S7: MPRRREIPKRDILPDPKFGNQEVAKFINVITTDGKKSVAERIVYGAFSQISKKTGKDPLGVFGQAVGNVKPSVEVKSRRVGGANYQVPVEVRPIRRAALAMRWIREAARKRGEKSMDARLAGELLEAAEGRGGAMKKREEVHRMADANKAFAHYRF, encoded by the coding sequence ATGCCACGCAGACGAGAAATCCCTAAACGCGACATCCTCCCCGATCCCAAGTTCGGGAATCAGGAGGTCGCCAAGTTCATCAACGTCATCACCACCGACGGCAAGAAGTCGGTTGCCGAGCGCATCGTGTACGGCGCGTTCTCTCAGATCTCCAAGAAGACCGGCAAGGATCCGTTGGGGGTGTTCGGCCAGGCCGTCGGCAACGTCAAGCCCTCCGTGGAGGTCAAGAGCCGCCGTGTGGGGGGCGCCAATTACCAGGTTCCGGTCGAGGTGCGGCCGATCCGGCGCGCGGCGCTCGCCATGCGCTGGATCCGGGAGGCCGCCCGCAAGCGCGGCGAAAAGTCGATGGATGCTCGCCTTGCCGGGGAGCTGCTCGAGGCGGCCGAAGGTCGCGGCGGCGCGATGAAGAAGCGCGAAGAGGTGCATCGCATGGCCGATGCCAACAAGGCTTTCGCGCACTACCGCTTCTGA